Sequence from the Seriola aureovittata isolate HTS-2021-v1 ecotype China chromosome 6, ASM2101889v1, whole genome shotgun sequence genome:
GCATGGTGAGGAGTGTGGAGGAGGCTGCTGGGTggtggagctgctctctgacagCTCTGTGTGCAGGGTCGCTGCAGGAGGGGCCGCCATGGATAGATCCTCCTCAGTGACGTCATGTTGATATCTTACTGGTATCATCGAGGGTGCAGTTTAATCTCACAATCACACAGTGCAAACTAGTTACACCGATCATCCTAAAACACAGCCACCAGGTCACCCTTCACGACTGTTGacgttttcttcttcttcttcttcttgtttacTGAAGGGTCGGAACAACCCGAGGAGCTCACACTGCCACCTACTGTAGCTGTGAGTATTGTTAATGCACTGTATGTATTATTTTACCTATTCAATTCATATATCTAAAGTTAAATACCAGCTATAGCTATATGAGCTGAAAAGGCAGTATGTTGTGTTTCAGTCCATGTGCTGTCGTTCAGTTCAGCTTTGGTTTCCCGGCATTTTGTTCCCGAGCTACGACTTCCAGGCAGCGTTTCCTCCCAGGCTGcctaacaaaataaataataaaccaaATCTCAATTACCAGCAGGTGGTTAAATGTCTGGATTTGTCCCCAGTGGTTTgtagagtttgtgtttgttaccTAAATCCTACCGGATGAGGCCTTTATATGTAGTTTAGGATGAGGAAATCGCCTGGAAGTCTGAACTCAGGGACCAGAAAACGTTTTCGCACTAACGGTCGTCGTCTACTTCCGGGTTATGTAATTTCCGCTCTCAGTTTGTTCTcactatttctttctttattgaaaAAATACTAAAACGTAAGTTATATGGAAACAATTCTGTCCATGGAACATTACACTTCTTTTAacacaaaagtacaaaatgaaTTTTATAAAAGTATATCGGTTTCTCGCAGCTACCGTCTGCCCCCTAGTGGACTGCAGGGTTATTGCATTTTTTAGGTTtaatataattttcattttgactttttattctgGCTGACATTACAGTGCTAGCTTAGCCTTAGCTTCATTCTTGTTACGCTATGTATAATTTCTCTTGGAGATATTAGGCTCGAAGGACAGATATTTTCATGCTTTTGGTGCATTTCATCTCAGATTATTTTGAAGGTAATgattacttttcattttatttcacctaCACTAAATGGTTTGTCTTGTCTTGTGCCACTTTAAGTTTCAATTCATCTGAACAtggtttatgtttgtttcttattttctgctgatattactgtatgtttttgtatgtattcTGTATGGTTATAGGTAGATATAGATTTCAGTCATATAGAGCTTTTAAaccttattaaaaaaattaaaccaaGCATCTTAGATAAAGACATTAGCTTacaagtgaaaacataaccGCCAAATGCATAGTTAAACAAgtaagaattaaaataaataaatggtaagaaaataatataataagtaaAAACGTAAAAGATAAATGTCTTGTAAAAGGTAATTAAGGTTAATTACTATTAACTAAAGATTTAAGAAAGATGACCAGTTGTTTTTAAATACTTCGAacattatatcatatatttacatttgtgtaaataatattttgcaGCAACATATCGTTTTTTCCTGCATTAATCCTCCAAACAGTGTCACTATAatgaagtgttgagtttgttttttgagcACAGCCATTAATTGTTCCCccaaacagagaaactgacaaaaaatagagaaaatctGCAGCtattaaaaattcatttttgtaaaGATTGAATATCATCTTTACAAAATTTGAAATTATTATATTCACTATTAGAATATACAGCATGGATCTATATTACGTTTGGTGAAAAGTTTAATATTTGGTGTTAATTTGAACAGTATCTCTTTTAGAGTAGGATCCTCTCACACTCACGCTTTTGATATGTGAACCTGTGCTGGGTGTCATATCCTGCCTTCCTCACAGctcgggtgtgtgtgtgtgtgtgggtgtgtgtgaccTGAAAAGAAGTCAAACAGGTTGGACTGAAGTCCGCACAGTGGCTCGTAACAACGGCAGTGTTTCTGGGAACTGGGGAGGCCGGTGTTTTTCAGTGCGTTCAGCCTGGGAATCTGCTCATTTTAAAAATCCGACGGCGACACTGTTTGTTAATGAAACCAGAAAAGACCAGAGAGAACCCAGACGTGGTTCAACAAGCCGCAACATGACAGTGGATTCCTTCAGCGTGATGAACTGTGTGCGTAAGACTTGGAGCTGTTAAAGGGAGCCAGCAGAAGACGGGGACGTTAAGTTAGAAGGATATAAGTTAGTAACAGACATGTCTTtgttctttaaattaaaaagcaaatTAGTTTTTGACTATTTTTGCGTCTTGCGCGCACAGACGTGCCCACAGAGGGCGATGCTGGTGGCACTGTGGCGCACAGGACTGCTGCTCAGCTTCCTCAGTGTCTGCGCCTGTCTGGGTAAGAGGACTCTGTCTGATCATGCAGATTAGACACTGAAATAACTGCTGCTAATAAAACTTAATGATGTACCCTCATTTCTTTATTCACAGAGCAAGACTGTGTCCTTGGCATAGTGGGAAAGCCGGTCTCAGTGCCCTGCTTTTACCCTGAATTATTAACCCATGTGAATTTTTCCATtgagtggaggagagatgaTAAAGTGGTGCTCAGGTCAGAATGGGAAGAGGATGTAAATGTTGGGGGATGGAGCACGAACAGCGCAAAACTCTCCTCTGACGCTGCACTGACTGGAAACTTGTCTCTGGAGTTGCCTGCAGTCGATCCCACAGAGGAAAAAGTGTTTTATAGACTATTCCTCATTTCAGGGGAGAATCAAAGTGCTGCCCTGTGCACCGTGTGCCTCAGAACAGCAGGTCAGTGTTTGACACATAGGAAGTAATCAGAGGATGATTTAGAGGAACTAACTCATGTCTCTGATGGCTGTCTGCAGCCAGTTTCAGCTCCCCACTGCTGCAGAGGGAAGAAGCAGCGCCAGGAGATGAGACGGCCTTCCTGTGTCACTCCAGCGGAGGTTTTCCTGAACCTGCTGTTTACTGGCTCATCAATGACACAGAGGAGCCCCCTGAAGGCTCAGTGAGGACCCTGGCAGCATCGCTCCCTGACTCCCATCTCTACAACATCACCAGCCTCCTGACGGTCAACGTCTCCAAAGACTCCAGTGTGTCGTGCGTTATAGAGAACATGTCCATGAACCAAACCTTGACCTCCACGAGCTGTGAGTGACTGACACCCGCTCCGTCAGTTGCTAGGCCTCAGACGCTCCTGTAAGTCACCTCTCGTTCACTAATCTCTGGTTCTTGTGCTCAGACGGCGTGCAGGGCAGCCCGATGATCCGGCGAGCATCAGAGGGCATGTGGATCTTCAGCACAGCTCTCTGTGTGGTGGTTGGCCTCATGGTGGTAGCGGGAGTGGCCTATCAGATCCACCTGGACAGGATAAgtaagaggaggaaggaggaataCCAGCAACATCGCCAGAACAGAGGTAGGGATCTTCACGACAGGACAGACGCGCCACAAACTACAtcaagtgtgtttacatgtgcacTAGTTATGATCTGGTTTCTGGAGTATCCAGGTTGTGTTCTGTGCatgttttcagaaatgtgaCCTGGAAACTACAGAGAGCAGGATACTGttgcatgtaaacaacagaacatAGGGGCACATGGGTATGAATCATAACATTTCTCGTGCTACATGTAAATGTCACATCCCGAATGAGATCCAAAACCAGGATAAAACTCAAAACCAGGATCCTCGCATGCAAATAAACCCGCTCACAGCCTCCACTgttccaaaataaaaccacacattTGCCTGGATGTTTCTCCTCTGCGGGACCGAGGATTTTTCAGACTGGTCTCAATtctcacaaaaaataaaaaagtttgcCACTCTACCCCTCAGTCAAACTACGAAccatgtttccatggtaacaatcGGTGACACCTGCAGACCAGTGGCACCAAACAACTAACTCACACAACTCACAGTAAAACGTCCTTGTGACCGTtgataataaacattttctgctgcagtggaCGGAGCTGAGCGCTCTGACCTGGTTGCTCCGTCACTCGTGTTTCTTTAGTTTCGTAACTTCCACAAAATTTGTGGAAAAATTGGTTCGACCAGTTTTATCCATCATATCCTGCCCACGTCTGTCAGACCtgtcccatccatccatccatccatccatccatccatccatccatccatccatccatcgcTCCAGATCTCGGCTCAGAACATTTTTACCATCATGATTTGATTGTCAAACGTTGGAGCGCTTTGTGAAAACTGTTAACACTAAAATACGTTGTGTGTTCGATTGTATttttggcaacaaaaaaaaaatgttccaatGTTTCagctgaaagagcagagagcagggcAGCTGACGGATTGTGTAGATTTACTGGTTGAACTGGAGAAAGTTAAAAGACTTTCTGGTCGACCACATGGTGTCATGTGACAGGAAGCAGGGCACAGTGTCAGGTGACCTCTCATCATCAAGATCAGTATTTCACATCCTTAAACCTGCATGTATGTAAAGTGCTTGTTGCTGAGGCAACAGAGCTCTGATTTGTAAACACAGCACTAACAAAGCTTTTCTCAAACATGCAGCTGTATTCGACAGAAGTGGAACACGTTCTCTAGTGTGctattgtttctgtgtctgctgaaaACCTTCTGCTGTCGACTGAAATGACTGTCCTGTTGTCTCCAGGATACAGGAGACGACATCTGTACGAGAAGGAGGCCGAGGCCATGAAGCTGCAGTCGAAAGAGACCGACGTTTAAAACCACAATCTCTCAACCGTCACTTTTTCAGCCTCAGGCAACAGAGCACTGATTTGTAAACATTAACCACTGGGTTGACtatttaatatgtgtgtgtgtgtgtgtgtgtgtgtgtgtgttttgtggggTTGTATAGATAAGTATATTTAGTGTCTCACCACCatcttcacttcctgctggacactctctctctctctctttatttccaacatttaataaagattcaataaagtttcatttaacCTCACAGATCTATTCATATGTTTCaataatttcttttattttttgtacatttcaaaACTGTCAAGCCACGatcaacaaatgtttttttcatgagccaaaataaagtgaaatggatgaaagaacaaaacaagataatcagtgtttgtctgtgaaggGATGAAAATAATTCCTGTAAAAATAGTTTCTCTCTGAAAGATTAAAAAGAGGTAAATCTTCAGTTTCAGTTGATCGACTTGCTTGTTTCAGACGTCATAAAGAGATAATCACAGTTCCACCTTGAAGAGTTCGGCAGCATCACTGCGCTCAAATCACTGGGAAtcaatcatttcctgtttccacaaTAAAGAGCCCcgggaggaagaggacgagCCGCGGCAGAGACCTGATGTGTAGTTGGCGTTTCGTCCCCTTCGCTCCTGGTTCCTCAGCCGGATCCCTCCTGCACTGACGTGACGGCGTAGAGGTCGTCACGGCGCTGAGCTGCGATCGGGATCTGCTGCCGGATGTCGGCCAGATACTGCAGGTCTGGGGACGCAGGTTTAACACagggtcaacacacacacaggaagtggacaCGATGATGCAATCCAGTACAGCTGCCCTGATTTAATCACCTCTGTGACTGTTAGAATAATGTTTCTACTGGATCATTTCTCAGTctgtagtttgtgttgttgctctGAACATTGTCAGATGTTCCttttatctctcctctctttataGGCAAAGCTCCTTTATTTCTACATCACATTATCAAACACAGAGGTCGTTCAATGTGCTTAagagaaaattacaaaatgagGATAAAGAAcgtcttgtttctgtgttttcttatataaactatataagtgtgtgtcagtgttgttgccTTTTATCAGTGTATTGTTGAATTTACTGGAAAACCCTGGAGAAGATTAATAAGCTAATGATTCTCTAATAAAACTTATTTGAATAAAAGATTAGTGTAatttgtttcatgttaaaatgtaacGCCCTCCACACGAGATGCATCATCCCACTAATCTTTCTCGGTCTGATCAATCACGTTTCAACACCGCAGCAGAGCGCCGAGACGCGCCGCTGCCCTATCATCCAGATGTTATCAGTGCCACTGTGCTGCTCGTCCAGAAGACGTCACTGACAGAAATCAGCCTGTGCTCGT
This genomic interval carries:
- the LOC130171426 gene encoding CD276 antigen homolog isoform X2, which encodes MLLVHFISDYFEEQDCVLGIVGKPVSVPCFYPELLTHVNFSIEWRRDDKVVLRSEWEEDVNVGGWSTNSAKLSSDAALTGNLSLELPAVDPTEEKVFYRLFLISGENQSAALCTVCLRTAASFSSPLLQREEAAPGDETAFLCHSSGGFPEPAVYWLINDTEEPPEGSVRTLAASLPDSHLYNITSLLTVNVSKDSSVSCVIENMSMNQTLTSTSYGVQGSPMIRRASEGMWIFSTALCVVVGLMVVAGVAYQIHLDRISKRRKEEYQQHRQNRGYRRRHLYEKEAEAMKLQSKETDV
- the LOC130171426 gene encoding CD276 antigen homolog isoform X1, which translates into the protein MSLFFKLKSKLVFDYFCVLRAQTCPQRAMLVALWRTGLLLSFLSVCACLEQDCVLGIVGKPVSVPCFYPELLTHVNFSIEWRRDDKVVLRSEWEEDVNVGGWSTNSAKLSSDAALTGNLSLELPAVDPTEEKVFYRLFLISGENQSAALCTVCLRTAASFSSPLLQREEAAPGDETAFLCHSSGGFPEPAVYWLINDTEEPPEGSVRTLAASLPDSHLYNITSLLTVNVSKDSSVSCVIENMSMNQTLTSTSYGVQGSPMIRRASEGMWIFSTALCVVVGLMVVAGVAYQIHLDRISKRRKEEYQQHRQNRGYRRRHLYEKEAEAMKLQSKETDV